The following coding sequences are from one Cercospora beticola chromosome 4, complete sequence window:
- a CDS encoding uncharacterized protein (CAZy:AA7), producing the protein MVYWTSTIVAILVFSGHGACNVAASYKGPSTKGCARACTDLSKSLPGKVTTAANAAAFQQIQSGYYSTFNSDLAPACFVLPTTAQDVAAVVKAAKKAQCPFAVKGGGHTFFAGANSIQDGISIDLQQLNQVTVNKDGSASIGPGNRWGRVYETLDPLGLTVMGGRVSTVGVGGLLVSGGLSFLHPSQGLGVDNIRNYQLVNADGKVLEVNQKNNPDLFWALRGGGNNFGIVTRFDVNTVKHQSFWGGGINYNISELEPLMKAYNRLAQPETQDPKATTWFAPVYYPKTDFWLINTEPVYADPVSTTPEIFTPFMESPNQLSNSIRIANISSLAQDTTPTPGNTVAEWDITMKMNTEVVHYMHQRINDGAMNHPAIDLIAFPVQILGKTTLSHTKNRGGNALGLSESDGPLLIVQLGLSWPAGASEADDEAIYALGDALMRDVKQWSVKKGLEHRYIYMNYAGRSQNVFEGYGAKNHARLRQVAKKYDPEGVFQKLVPGGKKVF; encoded by the exons ATGGTTTACtggacttctactatcgtaGCAATCCTTGTCTTCTCTGGCCATGGAGCTTGCAACGTTGCTGCCTCGTACAAGGGACCATCTACCAAAGGGTGTGCGAGAGCT TGCACCGATCTGAGCAAGTCGCTGCCAGGCAAAGTAACAACAGCTGCAAACGCCGCAGCATTCCAACAGATCCAGTCTGGCTACTATTCGACGTTCAACTCCGACCTTGCACCGGCGTGCTTCGTTCTGCCTACTACTGCCCAAGATGTTGCTGCCGTGGTGAaggcagcgaagaaagccCAATGTCCGTTTGCTGTCAAGGGTGGTGGACATACATTCTTCGCTGGAGCAAACAGCATTCAAGATGGTATTTCTATCGACCTACAACAGCTTAATCAAGTCACGGTGAACAAAGATGGCTCAGCGAGCATCGGGCCCGGAAACCGATGGGGACGAGTCTACGAGACACTTGATCCTCTTGGCCTGACTGTCATGGGTGGACGCGTCTCGACGGTTGGCGTCGGAGGCTTGCTTGTTAGTGGAGGTCTCAGCTTCTTGCACCCTTCTCAAGGACTGGGTGTTGACAACATCCGCAACTACCAGCTTGTTAATGCTGACGGAAAGGTGTTGGAGGTCAACCAAAAGAACAATCCAGACTTATTCTGGGCgctgcgaggaggaggcaATAACTTTGGCATCGTGACACGCTTCGATGTTAACACGGTCAAACACCAGAGCTTTTGGGGTGGAGGTATCAATTACAACATTTCCGAGCTGGAGCCTTTGATGAAGGCATACAACAGGCTCGCACAACCAGAAACGCAAGACCCCAAAGCCACTACCTGGTTTGCTCCGGTCTACTATCCCAAGACAGATTTCTGGCTCATCA ACACCGAGCCTGTCTACGCCGACCCTGTTTCCACAACTCCAGAGATCTTCACGCCTTTCATGGAAAGCCCCAACCAACTATCCAACTCGATCCGCATCGCCAACATCTCCTCTCTCGCTCAAGACACCACCCCGACACCGGGCAATACTGTCGCTGAATGGGACATCACCATGAAAATGAACACCGAAGTGGTCCACTACATGCATCAACGCATCAACGACGGAGCAATGAACCACCCTGCCATCGACCTCATTGCTTTCCCCGTTCAGATATTGGGTAAGACTACCCTGTCTCACACCAAGAATCGCGGCGGCAACGCTCTCGGCCTATCTGAGTCAGATGGTCCGCTTCTCATTGTCCAGCTCGGCCTCAGCTGGCCCGCTGGGGCTTCGGAGGCAGACGATGAAGCGATCTATGCTCTTGGCGACGCGCTCATGAGGGACGTGAAGCAATGGAGTGTGAAGAAGGGGTTGGAGCATCGATACATCTATATGAATTACGCTGGGAGGAGCCAGAATGTCTTTGAGGGATATGGAGCGAAGAATCATGCGAGGTTGAGACAGGTTGCGAAGAAGTATGACCCGGAAGGTGTATTTCAGAAGTTGGTGCCGGGTGGGAAGAAGGTGTTTTGA
- the RFC2 gene encoding Subunit of heteropentameric Replication factor C (RF-C): MGEVIVQACCEERLGAGVGEARLAEPMDARRSRVIRSIDEMHGATPTRNIIVDITFGFEASIPHALSINTSNMNPFFDNRARQAAAKAAAASSSSKPDKNQEDNRLQPWVEKYRPKSLDDVTAQDHTVTILRRTLQSANLPHMLFYGPPGTGKTSTVLALAKQLYGPDLVKSRVLELNASDERGISIVREKVKNFARMQLSNPPSGPAGEEYKKKYPCPPYKIVILDEADSMTQDAQSALRRTMETYSKITRFCLVCNYVTRIIDPLASRCSKFRFKSLDESNAGKRIEDIAKLEGVQLEDGVVETLLRCSEGDLRKAITFLQSAARLVGATANEGKGGGKRKRKTVEDDDDDAMDIDSGPSASSQPVTVLSIEEIAGVIPDSTIDRLITAVTPAGKKAPPYEPIAKAVEDLVAEGWSASQIVTQLYDRVVLTNEITGDAAKNKIMLVFSEVDKRLVDGSDEHLTVLDLCLRTAGILGADQ; this comes from the exons ATGGGCGAGGTTATCGTGCAAGCATGTTGCGAGGAGCGTCTGGGAGCTGGAGTGGGTGAGGCTCGTCTCGCCGAACCGATGGACGCTCGGCGGAGTCGCGTCATCCGAAGTATTGACGAAA TGCACGGCGCGACTCCAACGCGAaacatcatcgtcgacatcaccttcggcttcgaagCTTCCATACCACATGCCCTCTCGATCAACACAAGCAACATGAACCCCTTCTTCGACAATCGGGCACGACAAGCTGCTgccaaagcagcagcagcttcatcttcatcgaaacCAGACAAGAATCAAGAAGACAATCGTCTACAGCCATGGGTTGAGAAATA CCGCCCCAAATCGCTCGACGATGTCACAGCCCAAGACCATACCGTTACTATTCTCCGTCGAACTCTCCAATCCGCCAACCTTCCCCACATGCTCTTCTACGGCCCTCCTGGAACCGGAAAGACCAGCACAGTACTCGCACTCGCCAAACAGCTCTACGGCCCCGACCTCGTCAAATCTCGCGTCCTCGAGCTCAACGCATCCGACGAACGCGGTATCAGCATCGTTCGTGAAAAGGTGAAGAACTTTGCCCGCATGCAACTCTCAAATCCACCTTCAGGCCCGGCAGGAGAAGAATACAAGAAGAAATACCCTTGTCCGCCGTACAAGATTGTCATTCTCGACGAAGCAGATTCCATGACGCAGGATGCTCAGAGTGCGTTGAGGAGAACGATGGAGACGTATAGCAAGATCACACGGTTTTGTTTGGTGTGTAATTACGTGACGAGGATAATTGATCCTTTGGCGTCGAGATGTTCGAAGTTTCGGTTCAAGAGCTTGGATGAGAGCAATGCCGGAAAGAGGATTGAAGATATTGCAAAGTTGGAAGGCGTGCAATTAGAGGACGGAGTCGTGGAGACGTTGCTGAGATGCAGCGAGGGAGATCTGCGAAAGGCGATCACATTTCTGCAAAGTGCGGCAAGACTGGTGGGTGCTACAGCAAATGAGGGCAAGGGCGGagggaagagaaagagaaagacggtggaggatgacgacgacgatgccatgGACATTGATTCAGGACCTTCAGCTTCATCACAACCTGTCACGGTGTTGAGCATTGAGGAAATCGCCGGCGTGATTCCGGACTCAACAATAGATCGGCTCATCACAGCGGTCACACCCGCGGGAAAGAAGGCTCCGCCGTACGAGCCGATTGCCAAAGCTGTTGAGGATCTCGTCGCTGAAGGCTGGTCTGCGAGTCAAATTGTCACGCAGCTATACGACAGGGTAGTCCTGACGAATGAGATAACGGGCGATGCAGCGAAGAACAAAATCATGCTCGTCTTCTCTGAGGTCGATAAGAGGCTGGTCGATGGCAGCGATGAACACCTGACAGTGCTGGACCTGTGTCTGAGGACCGCTGGGATACTGGGTGCGGATCAGTGA
- a CDS encoding uncharacterized protein (BUSCO:EOG09260289~MEROPS:MER0026493): MPGFVEDGADAQAPAPPEYTVLKQRVDLDVDFPGKSLRGSTEITVQPLVRDLRHISLHCRQCRPTQAQVSGINARFEYDDPYRRTRVGEKTGVHQHGMLRSRIQSALRPLPEAQLVVTLPPRLKIQELRVDPATALPIQEQRAGVSKPDGDALETPVIEKLQQQIPQFAPIKLTIEFELDSDRDGIRWIGCNPGDQRYPYLYTKLDPWPGNSSSIFPCVDDATSKCIWEIAIRCPRTLGDAYRKSKADTPQANGQVQEVEDVDMADGDQLVAKQKEKRKPADDYLIDMDSSEAALELAILCVGDQSEDTADPEDDTRHTVTYSLNDAVTARHVGFAIGPFEHVDLTAFRGSEEEAKLGQTAVKVDAYCLPGRSAEVENTGYPICQAVDHISVNCGRFPFSTYQLLFVDDMIYDTAGAAGFTICSNRLLFPADIIEPLDRHTRILVRAVAEQWSGVNIVPKEPSDTWVIAGITGYLTDVFMKKLAGNNQYRWEQKLAAERVYDLDVDRPSLAQLGSLLHIDPAIRDFLDLKSAVVLGILDRRLIKSSGSTGVFRIINKIFLNAKTGSLHNGELSTADFQRTCEKLGHNKLESFFRQWVFNSGCPIFYVQQRFNKKKLVVEMTIAQRQLERQTKPQFEPSNFMREVKEHVQEVWAPEVQPVFTGPMTIRIHEADGTPYEHIVEIKEPITKLEIPYNTKYKRLKRNRRQKERANAAEGNVGEEGGDSALLYCLGDILDSEQDRKEWDLTEWSAEDEEKMSGESYEWIRMDADFEWIGKIHLVMPVYMYVSQLQQDRDIVAQYESMRYLVGSNPHPVSLTILLRTLMDERYFYGIRKMAADGIAVLSQDKLMHIGKHHLMKAFAYFYCENEGATGQIMPRPNDFSSRITFIMQCAIPRAMSKLRDEDGKVPMDVREFFKALLTHNDNSDNPVSDCHYVATLMSCLADALVASKWDGGRKKEAPAPEPEVPQSYTFDFGEEEEDVGMADVGGAVKDPLDFEEDPVDPDAPFTKSAIDVIERYRRLDEWIVTYQNVYSTTAIECLQKLVKAGIVKDKVMELMQYTRHSTADNVRLGAFRCMNEIGLTRKPAFMKHLLYSLADDDSPYFRERMFRCLGEALGHIALGENETEKPAPAPVNDGGLVLEEAQSNEARRIEATRKTTPEGAIAALKIAFEKDEVFKQALWYAATSPSITLDEVGSFCEIAELMFDAVTSLTLTIKYPLPWKVQHLGKGKMRFYNYGTQYRTKPSKKVGLSWDAYQDLEAYNLQYTGPLARETQQAIKERDDAKALKIRLSQQQREQRERESMEATMALQQQASLSMPPPVIPPTPTEQKSGFKLNLGSLKRKASVDIASPREASPKIPKASKASTPGASAKSATDGRRGSASLKAGRKGGPPVVLQLGIAGSRRASDIVSKPPHPGRGPSGQPPAKKIVPVKCGGRSRQSSFSGPATNGASWSPAPPSLTSPAGPQMNLGGFRSFGDASASSATAAPGAAPAMSPPSLTGFRSLSGGDAASPQPIAASGFRSLSGESPSISPPATASPHSHAHPSPGVQSLTGGAITSLSSLGQNGTSGDAKPEPPKKKFTLKLGVKPKTEPSG, encoded by the coding sequence ATGCCGGGCTTCGTTGAAGACGGCGCAGATGCGCAAGCCCCGGCACCGCCAGAGTACACCGTGCTAAAGCAGCGTGTGGACCTTGATGTCGATTTCCCCGGCAAGTCACTTCGAGGCAGCACCGAGATTACCGTTCAGCCCCTCGTGCGGGATTTGCGCCACATCAGCCTGCACTGCCGGCAATGCAGACCGACGCAGGCGCAAGTGAGCGGGATCAATGCGAGGTTCGAGTATGACGATCCTTATCGACGGACACGAGTGGGTGAGAAGACAGGCGTGCACCAGCATGGAATGCTTCGTTCTCGGATACAAAGCGCACTCCGACCACTGCCAGAGGCGCAGCTTGTGGTCACACTCCCACCCAGGTTAAAGATCCAGGAACTGCGCGTGGATCCTGCGACAGCGCTGCCCATTCAAGAGCAGAGAGCTGGGGTGTCGAAGCCGGATGGAGATGCTTTGGAAACGCCTGTGATCGAGAAGTTACAACAACAAATCCCGCAATTCGCCCCAATCAAGCTCACAATTGAGTTCGAGTTGGACTCTGATCGGGACGGCATTCGATGGATCGGCTGCAACCCAGGCGATCAGCGGTACCCATACCTGTACACCAAATTGGATCCTTGGCCAGGGAACTCATCGAGCATATTTCCATGCGTGGACGACGCGACGAGCAAATGCATCTGGGAGATTGCGATAAGGTGTCCAAGGACTTTAGGAGATGCATATCGCAAATCTAAGGCTGATACGCCGCAAGCGAATGGACAGGTCCAGGAGGTCGAAGACGTGGATATGGCGGATGGGGATCAGTTGGTCGCCAAACAAAAAGAAAAGCGAAAGCCTGCGGATGACTATTTGATCGACATGGACAGTTCAGAAGCCGCACTGGAACTCGCGATCTTGTGCGTTGGTGATCAGTCAGAGGACACCGCAGATCCCGAGGATGATACACGGCATACTGTTACATACTCTCTCAACGACGCCGTCACAGCACGGCACGTGGGATTTGCCATAGGCCCTTTCGAGCATGTCGATCTTACCGCCTTTCGTGGCAGTGAGGAAGAGGCGAAATTGGGTCAGACAGCGGTCAAAGTGGATGCGTATTGCTTACCTGGCCGGTCAGCAGAAGTTGAGAACACCGGTTATCCCATCTGCCAAGCTGTCGACCACATCTCCGTCAACTGCGGGCGGTTTCCGTTTTCCACCTACCAATTGCTTTTCGTCGATGACATGATCTACGACACAGCGGGGGCGGCCGGCTTCACAATATGCAGCAATCGCCTGCTCTTTCCAGCTGACATCATCGAGCCTCTTGACCGGCACACCCGCATATTGGTCCGAGCAGTCGCAGAGCAATGGAGTGGCGTCAACATTGTGCCAAAAGAGCCTTCCGACACTTGGGTCATTGCAGGCATAACAGGATATCTCACCGACGTATtcatgaagaagctggcgggTAACAACCAGTACCGATGGGAACAGAAGCTTGCTGCGGAAAGGGTCTACGACCTCGATGTTGACAGACCGTCGCTAGCACAACTAGGCTCTTTACTGCATATCGACCCAGCCATTCGCGATTTCCTCGATCTGAAGTCAGCCGTGGTGCTGGGTATTCTGGACCGTCGACTGATCAAGTCAAGTGGCTCCACTGGAGTTTTTCGCATCATCAACAAGATATTCCTAAACGCCAAGACTGGAAGTCTTCACAATGGCGAGCTGTCCACCGCCGACTTTCAGCGCACATGTGAGAAGCTTGGTCACAACAAGCTGGAATCTTTCTTCCGCCAGTGGGTGTTCAATTCCGGCTGCCCCATCTTCTATGTACAGCAGCGCTTCAACAAAAAGAAACTTGTCGTGGAGATGACGATTGCGCAAAGACAGCTCGAACGCCAGACCAAGCCGCAATTCGAGCCTTCCAACTTTATGCGGGAGGTCAAGGAGCACGTGCAAGAAGTATGGGCACCGGAGGTACAACCCGTTTTCACAGGACCTATGACGATACGGATACACGAAGCAGACGGTACCCCTTATGAGCACATAGTCGAAATCAAGGAACCAATCACGAAGCTGGAGATCCCGTATAACACGAAATACAAGAGGCTGAAACGCAATCGGCGGCAGAAAGAACgtgccaatgctgcagaggGAAACGTTGGCGAGGAGGGGGGCGATAGCGCTCTTCTATACTGCTTAGGCGACATTCTGGACAGCGAACAGGATCGGAAAGAATGGGACCTCACCGAGTGGTctgctgaagacgaggagaagatgagTGGAGAATCCTATGAGTGGATCCGCATGGACGCCGATTTTGAATGGATCGGCAAGATTCACCTCGTCATGCCGGTGTACATGTACGTCTCCCAGCTGCAGCAAGATAGGGACATTGTGGCGCAGTACGAGTCCATGCGATATCTCGTAGGCTCCAACCCCCATCCTGTGTCGCTCACGATATTATTGCGCACACTCATGGACGAACGGTACTTCTACGGGATACGCAAAATGGCAGCGGATGGCATTGCAGTCCTCTCTCAGGATAAGCTGATGCATATCGGCAAGCATCATCTTATGAAAGCCTTCGCATACTTTTACTGCGAGAACGAGGGCGCTACCGGTCAAATTATGCCACGACCGAACGATTTTTCGAGCAGGATCACATTCATCATGCAATGCGCCATCCCACGAGCAATGTCCAAACTGCGCGACGAGGATGGTAAAGTGCCCATGGACGTGCGGGAGTTCTTCAAAGCGCTTCTCACACACAACGACAATTCTGATAATCCTGTTTCGGACTGCCATTACGTCGCCACGCTGATGTCATGTCTTGCAGATGCACTGGTAGCTTCGAAGTGGGATGGTGGTAGAAAAAAGGAAGCCCCTGCGCCGGAGCCAGAGGTACCCCAATCGTACACATTCGACTtcggagaggaggaagaagacgtcgGTATGGCAGATGTTGGGGGAGCAGTCAAAGATCCGCTTGATTTCGAAGAAGATCCCGTCGACCCAGACGCGCCATTCACAAAAAGTGCCATCGATGTGATTGAGCGTTATCGACGACTTGATGAATGGATTGTGACATATCAAAATGTCTACTCCACTACCGCCATCGAGTGCCTGCAGAAATTGGTCAAGGCGGGCATTGTCAAGGACAAGGTCATGGAGCTGATGCAGTACACAAGGCATAGCACTGCTGACAACGTGCGACTGGGGGCTTTTCGCTGCATGAACGAGATCGGTCTGACAAGGAAACCAGCCTTCATGAAGCATCTACTGTACTCACTAGCGGACGATGATTCCCCTTACTTTCGAGAGCGCATGTTCCGTTGCCTCGGTGAGGCCCTGGGCCACATTGCTCTCGGTGAGAACGAAACTGAGAAGCCAGCACCTGCACCTGTTAACGACGGTGGGCTGGTCCTGGAAGAGGCTCAAAGTAACGAGGCGAGGCGGATCGAGGCAACCAGGAAAACCACTCCCGAGGGTGCTATTGCAGCGCTGAAGATCGCGTTCGAGAAGGATGAGGTTTTCAAACAGGCTCTTTGGTATGCTGCAACATCGCCGAGCATTACCTTGGACGAGGTTGGCTCCTTCTGCGAGATTGCGGAGCTGATGTTCGACGCTGTCACATCGCTCACACTGACGATCAAGTACCCGTTGCCCTGGAAAGTTCAGCATCTTGGCAAGGGCAAGATGCGCTTCTACAACTATGGTACCCAGTACCGAACGAAGCCATCAAAGAAGGTTGGTCTTTCTTGGGATGCATACCAAGATCTTGAGGCATATAATCTCCAATACACTGGCCCACTAGCTCGGGAAACACAGCAAGCTATCAAGGAGAGGGACGATGCCAAGGCTTTGAAGATCCGATtgtcgcaacagcagcgcgaACAAAGAGAGCGTGAAAGCATGGAGGCAACAATGGCACTGCAGCAACAAGCTTCGTTGTCGATGCCTCCTCCCGTCATTCCGCCTACGCCTACTGAGCAGAAGTCAGGGTTCAAGCTCAATCTTGGTAGCCTGAAGCGCAAAGCTAGCGTAGACATCGCTTCCCCACGCGAGGCTAGCCCCAAAATCCCCAAAGCCAGCAAAGCATCAACTCCAGGTGCTTCCGCCAAGAGTGCCACTGATGGCAGACGAGGGTCCGCATCTCTCAAGGCAGGCAGAAAAGGTGGTCCGCCTGTCGTGTTACAGCTTGGTATAGCCGGCTCCAGGAGGGCATCGGACATAGTATCCAAGCCACCTCATCCTGGTCGAGGACCAAGTGGGCAGCCGCCTGCCAAGAAGATTGTGCCAGTTAAATGCGGCGGACGAAGCAGGCAGAGCTCCTTCTCAGGTCCCGCAACCAACGGTGCATCGTGGAGCCCTGCGCCACCAAGTTTGACCTCGCCGGCTGGGCCGCAAATGAACCTCGGTGGCTTCAGGAGCTTCGGTGATGCTTCTGCATCGTCAGCCACAGCTGCCCCTGGCGCGGCACCGGCCATGTCGCCACCTTCGTTGACCGGGTTCCGCTCCCTATCTGGTGGCGATGCCGCGTCGCCCCAACCCATAGCAGCAAGCGGTTTCAGAAGTCTCAGTGGCGAATCTCCTAGCATCAGTCCGCCGGCGACTGCCTCACCACACAGTCACGCCCACCCCAGCCCTGGTGTACAAAGCCTTACGGGCGGGGCCATCACGAGTCTCAGTAGCTTAGGGCAAAATGGAACGTCAGGAGATGCGAAGCCAGAGCCGCCTAAGAAGAAATTCACTTTGAAACTTGGGGTGAAGCCCAAGACTGAGCCGTCTGGATAG